The DNA region TTTAGCTCTATATCTTCCTCTTTGACCTCTTTCCCTTCATTAAAGAGTTTTCCATACACTTCAGAGGTACTAAAGTATATCAATCTACTATTATATTCTAAACATAAGGAAATAATATTAAGAAGCCCAACATTATTAACATATACCATCCTTTGAGGATATTCTTCTCCTATTAGTCTCCCTACTTCTCCAGCAAGATGTATAACTGTACTTATTTTCTCCTTTTTAAAAACCTTCCATAAATCCTCAAAATGAGTCACATCAGCTCTTATATAATCGCTATAATCAGTAATCTTTTGGTCAATTCCTATAATTTCAAATCCATCTTTTTTCAAAGAATCATATAAAAAAACTCCAATAACACCTAACGCTCCAGTAATAAGGATTTTACTCATAATTTTTCTCCCTCATATTTGTCAGTAAATTTTTAAAATAAATTTCTAAGTCTTCCCAAATATTAGGAAAAGATATATTCCACTTTTTTAGGTAGCGGGAAAGTTTTTCTGTAGATCCCCAGAAACTAACAGGCCATATTTCTCCTTTTTCTTCAACAATATAATTAAAAGGTTTTATAGTATGTAAGAATTTAACTATGTCTAAAACAGATACTTTCTCAGAATGATTTAAGTTTGTTACCTCTAAAAATTCATTATCTTCCTCCTTCATAGTTAATAATGCATTTACCAGTACTTCTGCAACAAAATTTACAGGTAAGGGATTTAAAAATGATCTACCTCCTCCTAATACTTTCACTATATCCCCATTTACAGCCGATTTTGCACATTTAGGGATTAATCTATCCATTCTTTCTCCTTTTCCAAAAGAATACATTAATCTAAATATCCATAACTTTGATAAGTAACCAATTTTGTAAAAATACTTAGCATATTCTTCTTGAAACCGTTTTGAAATACCATAAGGTATAGTTGGGTAATGAATGATGTTTTCAGGAATCTCTCCTGTAAGTCCATAATATACTGCTTGAGAAGACAAGAGTATTAATTGTCCTCTAAAGTGCTTCATAAAATTTAAAAAATTTCTCACATTTAGATCGAGATCCATAATTGGATTATTATAAGCCATATTGTGAAGACTATTACCTGCTAAGTATATGCAATATGAGAAATTTCTAGCAAGTTCACAGTCTTTTTCATCTTGGAGGTCTAATTTGACTTTTTGGAATTTATTCTCAATATTCTCTGGGTGTTTGTTATAAGTAAATATAAATTCTTTAGCAAAAGGCTTTTCTTTAATTAAGTCTTGTATCCCTCTTCCAATAAAACTACTTCCACCAACTACCAATATCATAACTTTTTTCTCCTTTCTCTCAACAATATTTTAAAATTCTCAAAGACATCACTCTTAGATTTTTCTTCGACATCTTTATAGAAATTGTCTCTACTTAAGCCTAAAGATTCTATATGCTGAGTTGTTTCTATTAGAGCCTTATTTAATAATTTTGACCTCTTTAGACCGGGGCTGTTATTTATCATGTAATTAATTAAAAATTCCGATGTAAAAGGATAAGCTAAATGTATTTTCTTACCACTGTAAATAGCTGATAGTAAAAACAATGCTATAAGTTTTGATAGTTCTTTTAATATTTCCTCTTCCTCTAATAGTTTTAAGATCCTTACTCTTGTTAAATCACAGCCATAAATCATTTCTTTTATTTTTTTGGATGTTTGAAACGGATGTTGTGTATAGAATACACCCACATCTTTTATAATTGCAGATTTAATTTTTAATAGTGCGTAACGCATTAGTAAATCTCCATCGGCATCAACATTTCTTAATAAGGGATCAAAACTTCCATAATTTTCTAAACAATTCCTATGGAACATTAAAGAACTACCATTTATTGGGTTTGAGTAAATTATAAATAAAAAGAGAAAATCTGTGCTAATAGAGGATAGACAACTTAAGATTTTAGACTTATACGAATTTCCCATTAGTATGGCGTTATTAATACTCTCTCCTATATAATATTTTTCAAAGAAGCTCCATAAAGTCTTATTTTTTTTCATTGTAAATATTTGTTTTTCAAGTTTTCTAGGATTTATAAATATATCGTCAGCGCTTAGCCAACAAATATAGCTCCCGTTAGCCTCCTTGAATCCTACATTTAATGCGTTTGCAGCACCTTTATTTTCCTTTAAATTGATGATTTTCATATAAATTTCTTTGTTTGGAACTAAATTTTCTAAGCTTTCTATAATGTCTAACGTATGGTCAGTGGAACCGTCGTTAATAACAATGATCTCTATTGGTCTATAAGATTGCTTAAATATAGAAAGTATAGCATTCTTTATAAAATGTTCCGCATTATAAGCAGGAATAACTACAC from Dictyoglomus turgidum DSM 6724 includes:
- a CDS encoding glycosyltransferase family 2 protein translates to MKGKDLISVVIPAYNAEHFIKNAILSIFKQSYRPIEIIVINDGSTDHTLDIIESLENLVPNKEIYMKIINLKENKGAANALNVGFKEANGSYICWLSADDIFINPRKLEKQIFTMKKNKTLWSFFEKYYIGESINNAILMGNSYKSKILSCLSSISTDFLFLFIIYSNPINGSSLMFHRNCLENYGSFDPLLRNVDADGDLLMRYALLKIKSAIIKDVGVFYTQHPFQTSKKIKEMIYGCDLTRVRILKLLEEEEILKELSKLIALFLLSAIYSGKKIHLAYPFTSEFLINYMINNSPGLKRSKLLNKALIETTQHIESLGLSRDNFYKDVEEKSKSDVFENFKILLRERRKKL
- a CDS encoding NAD-dependent epimerase/dehydratase family protein, producing MILVVGGSSFIGRGIQDLIKEKPFAKEFIFTYNKHPENIENKFQKVKLDLQDEKDCELARNFSYCIYLAGNSLHNMAYNNPIMDLDLNVRNFLNFMKHFRGQLILLSSQAVYYGLTGEIPENIIHYPTIPYGISKRFQEEYAKYFYKIGYLSKLWIFRLMYSFGKGERMDRLIPKCAKSAVNGDIVKVLGGGRSFLNPLPVNFVAEVLVNALLTMKEEDNEFLEVTNLNHSEKVSVLDIVKFLHTIKPFNYIVEEKGEIWPVSFWGSTEKLSRYLKKWNISFPNIWEDLEIYFKNLLTNMREKNYE